The DNA segment CGGCCCGGCTTCGGCTTCCACGAGCTGTGGCACGTGCTGGTGCTCGTCGGCTGGGCCTGCCACGCCGTGATGGTCTACCGCGTCGCGCTGGCGGCCTGAGCCGCGGCGCGCGCCAGCGCCACCTCGACCCTGTGCACCCGACCGTCGTCGACGAGCGGCACCTCGCCGCGCTCGGCCTCGCGCCCGTCGACGGTCACCGTGGTATGGACGGCGTCGTCCGCCGCACGCACCTCCACCTCGTAGACGCTCGAGCCGTAGCGGTACCGCAGCGTGAAGCCCGGCCAGGAGCGCGGCATCAGGGGCCTGATCAGCAGCTTGTCGGCGCGCCTCCGCACGCCCAGCAGCCCCTCGACGGCGAAGCGCCACAGCCAGGCGGCCGAGCCCGTGTACCAGGTCCAGCCGCCGCGGCCGACGTGCGGCGGGTGACCGCCGATGTCGGCGGCGACCACGTACGGCTCCACGCGGTAGAGCGCGCAGTCCTCGCGCGTGACGGCGCGGCGCATGGGCGAGAGGTAGCGGAAGAGGTCGTGGGCGCGGTCGGCGTCGCCCAGCTCCGCGAACGCCCAGGCCGCCCACACGGCCCCGTGGGTGTACTGGCCGCCGTTCTCCCTGATGCCGGGCGGGTAGGCGGCGATGTAGCCCGGGTCGGCGCCCCGCCCCGTGAACGGCGGGGTGAAGAGCCTGACGAGCGCGTGCTCGTCGTCGACGAGCCTCTCGTCGGCGGTGGCCATGCTCAGCCGCGCGCGGGCGGGCTCGGCGGCGCCCGACAGCACCGACCAGGCCTGCGCGATCACGTCGATCTCGCACTCCGGCTGGCCCCTGGCGCCGAGCGGCGAGCCGTCGTCGTAGAAGGCCCTGATGTAGCGGTCCCAGTCCCAGGCGCGCTCCTCGATGGCCGTGACGAACGCGTCGGCGCGGGCCTCCAGCTCGTCGGCGCGCGCGTGGAGGTCCCGCAGGCGGCACAGCGGCGCGAAGCGGCGCAGGGCGGCGACGAGGAACCACGCCAGCCACACGCTCTCGCCGCGTCCGCCCGCCCCCACGCGGTCGAAGCCGTCGTTCCAGTCGCCGGTGCCTATGAGCGGCAGGCCGCGCGGGCCCGTGCGGGAGGCGCGGTCGAGGGCCCGCAGGCCGTGCTCGAGGAGCGTGGCCGAGAGGCGGCCGGGGGCGTACTCGGCGTAGCGCTCGTGCTCGTCGTCGGCCAGCGGCGCGCCCTCGAGGAAGGGCGCCTCCTCGTCTAGCACGCCCTCGTCGCCCGTCGCCTCCACGTAGAGCGCGGTGACGTAGGGCAGCCAGACGAGGTCGTCGGTGATCTTGGTGCGCACGCCCCGCGCCCCGGGCGGGTGCCACCAGTGCAGCACGTCGCCCTCGGGGAACTGGCGCGACGCGGCGAGCAGGAGCTGCGCGCGCGTGAGGTGCGGGGCCGTGTGCAGCAGCGCCAGCGAGTCCTGTAGCTGGTCGCGGAAGCCGATCGCCCCGCTCGACTGGTACGTCGCCGTGCGACCCCAGAGCCGGCAGGCGACGACCTGGTGCAGCAGCCAGCGGTTCACGAGGAGGTCGAGGGCCGGGTCGGGCGTGCTGACCTGGAGCTGGCCGAGGAGCTCGTCCCAGCGCTCGCGCGCCTCGACCAGGCCGGCCTCGCGGCGCGCGTAGCGGCGCGCCAGGTCGCGGGCCTGCGCGTCGTCGTCGCCCTGGCCGAGCGCGAACACCGCCACGGCCTCGCCGTGCGGCGGGACGTCGAGGTGCACCTGCAGGGCCGTCATGGGGGCCGCCACGCCCTCGACGCGCCCGCTGAGCCCGATGCGCGTGAGGGCCGCCGGCCGGCGGCGGCCCCCGCCGCCGTAGAACTCGTGGCGGTCGGCCGTCACGCCGTGGACCGCGCGGTCGCTGGCGAGGAACGCGACCCGCCCCGGGTGCTCGAGGTGGAACGGGTTCGCGACCAGCACGGCGTTGGAGGCGGTGTCGAGGCGACACCTGAGGTACGGCGCGGAGCCGACCCGGTCGACGCCGAGGACCCAGTCGACGGCGTACGTGGCCGTCACGCGCCGGGGCCTGCCCGTGGTGTCGCGCAGCCTCAGCTCCACGACCTTGACGGTGGCGTCGGGCGGCACGTGGACCGACATTGCCTGGTCGAGTCCGTGGCTGGCGTGCCGGAACGTGGTGGCGGCGGCCTCGTGGGTGACCGCGTACTCGGCGTCGGGCGAGGGCGGGCACGGCAGCGGGGTGGGGCTCCACACCGCCGCCGTCTCCTCGTCGCGCAGGTAGAGCGCCTCGCCGCTGGGGTCCACGAGGGGGTCGTTCGCCCACGGCGTCAGGCGGTTCTCGCCGCTGTTGAGGCACCAGGTCGTCGACGCGCCCGACTCGCTGACCAGCGTCCCGAACCGCTCGTTCGCCAGCACGTTCACCCACGGGGCCGGCGTGGGCTGGCGCGGCGTCACGCGGACCGTGTACGCGGTCCCGCCCGGCTCGAAGCCGCCGTGACCGTTGTAGAAGGCGAGGCGACCGGGTTCGAGCCGCCCGCGACGCGCCCCCTCGTCGGCGGGCAGCGGCGGGCTCGGCGTCCGCACCGGACGCAGACGCGGCAGCGGCGCCGGCACGTCCGCCAGCTCGGCGAGCTGCTCGTCTACCGGCCTGCCGGGCTCGAGCACGACCCGCGCGGCCGCGTGCAGCGTCGCGCGCTCCGCATCCGTGAGCGTCCGGCCGCGCACCACGTGTACGCCGCCGTCGCGATCGAGCCAGCCCTCCACGTGGCGGGCGCTCACCAGGCGCCTGATGCGCTCCGCGAGCGGCTGGTCGTAGGCGTCGTCGTGGTCGTTGAGCAGCACGAGGTCGAAGGCCAGGCCGCGTCCGCGCGCGTAGGACTGCGCCGCGAGCGCCAGGTCGACGGTCTCCTCGACGTGCACCTCGCCCAGCGGCAGCAGCACCACGGGCAGGTCGCCGGACAGCCCGAAGCGCCACAGGCCGCCCACGCCGGAGCGGGGCGGTTCGCCGCGGTCGCGCCGCACCGGACGCTGGTAGACGAGGGACGAGATCAGCCGCTGCGCCGTGCGCCAGCGCGCCGAGTCGAGGCCCAGGCGCTCCAGCTCGAGGCCGGCGCGCTCGGCGGCGCGCTCCAGCGCGCGGTCCACGGCGGCGAGCGTGCCCACGTAGGCCATCGCGGCCTCGGTGTCGGCGCGCGAGCGACCCGCGGCGGCCACGAAGGCGAGCCTCGAGGTGCCGTGGGCCCTGACTGTGAGCCCGGCGCGCAGGGCGACGACGGGGTCGAGCGGGTTGGTCACGACCCCGCCGAGGGGAGAGGGTCCGCGCAAGGCGGCGGGCAGCCGGTAGTCGCCCCAACGCCCGAGGAAGCGCTCCCTGTCCGTCTCGATGCTCACGGCCGGCTCCCGGCCCACGGGCGCGACGACGGCGTGGCGCCACACGACCTCGGCGTCGCGCGGCGAGCGCCGGCGGCGCCTCAGCTCCACCACGCCCGGCGCGGGCTCGCTCGCCTCGACGAAGAGCTTGACGAACGCCGGGTGGCGACGGTCCTCGCCGTCCGGCGCCAGCACCGGCTCCGCCGCTCGGGTCAGCGCCAGGCGACGCGGGCGGCCCTCCAGCTCGCCCACCTCGACGCGCCACAGCTCGACGTCGTGGTCGGGGTCCACGGCGGCGTCCACCGTCACGAGCAGCCCGTCGCCCCTGACCCGGTACCTGATGACGTGGGGCAGCACCTCGACCTCGAAGCCCGCCGCCGCGGCGGCGCCGGGCGCGAGCAGCGGCCTGGTCGTCCCGGCGTCGAGGTCGGTGAGGTAGAGCCACTGGCCGCCTGCGGGCAGCACGGGGTCGGGCCGCCAGCGCGACAGGGCCACGCCGCGCCACTGGGCCTTGCCGCCGCCGCGGTCGTCGAGCAGGAGCTGGTAGCGTCCGTTGCCGAGCGGGAACGCTAGCGGCATGCGCCCGCGCGGCACGACGTGCCACGGCTCCACGCGGACGGGGCGCCCGCCAGGCGGCAGCTCCCCGGCGCGGGCGTGCTCCGGCCTCTCCAGCGGTCCGGCCAGCGGCGTGCGCTCGTAGAGCACCGGCGCCACGGCCGCGACCCTGGCGTCGGCGTGGAAGCGCGACGGCAGGTCGGCGCCCGCCACGGCGTTGCCCAGCGCGTTGAGGACCATGGCCTGGTGGTGCGCCATGTAGGTGCGGACGACCACGGCGGGCTTGCCGAGCGGCAGGCGGGCGGGCGTGAAGTCGACGGCGTCGTAGAGCCCGTAGATGCCGCGGGCACCGTGCGCCTCGAGCGCGTCGAGGTTCTCCAGCACGGCCTGGGGCGCCACGGGCAGGGCGAGCACGGACGCGTAGGGGGCGATCACGTGGTCGCGGACGTCGCGTCGCAGGGCGAGGTCCTCGACGCCGAACGCCCTGTACTGGTACTCGCCGTCGGCGCCCACCAGGGCGAACGCCGACTCGGACACGCCCCACGGCGTGCCCCTGGCGCGGGCGTGCGCGCGCTGGGCGTTGACGGCGTTGACGCAGGCGTCGTGGAGCAGGGTCCAGCGCGGCATGCGCGTGAGCAGAGGCGGCATCAGGTACTCGAAGGCGGTGCCGCTCCACGACAGCAGGGCGCGGCGGCCGCCCACGCCGCCGAAGGGGCGCGACAGGTGCACCCAGTGGTCCGTCGGCACCCGGCCGAGCGCGATGGCGACGAGGCTCAGCAGGCGGGACTCCGAGGCGAGCATGTCGTAGGCGGGCTCGTCGAGGTCGTCCTCGTCTGGCCGGTAGCCCAGCCGGAAGACGCGCCGCCAGTCGTCGAAGAGGAAGTCGAGCTCGGTCTCCGCCACGAAGCCCTCGCACAGCGTGGCCAGGTGGGCTGTGGTCTCGAGGGTCGTGCGCAGCAGGTCCTCGGCGGCGTCGACGGCGCGGCGCAGGCGGTCGCACCACTCGACGACGCCGTGCTGTCCGAGACCGCCCAGGCCCGTGGCCGCGGCGGAGCGCAGCTCGGTCAGGAGCTCCCTGACGCGTCCGTACACGGCCGGCAGCTCCGCCAGCGGCACGCTCACCGGGAGCGAGGAGAGCGCGTCCCTCGTCCGGCCGACCTCGGTCGCCTCCTGCGCCCGTCGCAGCGCCGTGGGCGCCTCGGCGAGGGCGCGGTGCCACGGCAGCAGGAGGGCGACGTCGCGGTCGATGGCCTCGGCGTCGGCGACCACGCGGCGGCGCCACTCGGCGAGGGCCGCGAGCTCGTCGGCCCTGAAGCGGCGGGTGCCCCGCAGCAGCGGCAGCACGCTCTCGTCCACCTCGGCGAGGCGCCTCCGCATGGTCCCGAGCAGCTCCGGCCAGCGGTGCTCGTCGTCGAGGGCCGCGGCGACCTCGGAGCGCAGGGCGGCGAGCAGCTCCACCGTGCGCCCCCCTGGGTCGACCGCGCCCACCACGTCGCCGGCCACGCCCAGGCTGTCGAGGAGGCCCTCCCAGCGCTCGCGCCGCCACGCCCGCTTGCCGGGCAGCTCGAGCAGCGCCTGCCGCAGCGTCAGCAGCGCGGCCAGGAGGTTGCCGCTGTCGACCGCCGAGACGTAGCGGGGCCGCAGCGGCCTCAGGGTCCTCGTGTCGTACCAGTTCAGGAAGTGGCCCCTGACGCGCTCGAGGCGGCCCAGCGTCTCGAACGCGCGCGCCAGGCGCGCCGTGAGCCCCACGAGGCCGAGGTAGCCGAGGTCGTAGGCCGTGACGCACGACGTGAGGTAGAGGCCGACGTTCGTCGGGGAGGTGCGGTGCGCCACCGTCGCCAGCGGCTCCTCCTGGAAGTGGTCGGGCGGCAGCCAGTTGTCCTCCGGCCCGACGAAGCGCTCGAAGAAGTGCCACGTCTGACGGGCCAGGCGCCGCAGCCTGGCGCGCTGCCGCCGGCTGGGCACGTAGGCCTGCTCGGGGACGCTCCGCCCGGTGACGGCGGCCAGCCACGGCGCGACCGTCCACAGCGCCAGCACCCACGCGGCGCCGGCCACGGCGCCGGGTGAGAGCGCCGGCAGGGCCACCGCCAGCGCCAGGGCGAGGAGCGGTGAGACGGCCATGCGCCGCCACGCCGCCGCGAGCGTGAGGCTGCCCAGCGCCCGCTCGGCGCCCGCGGCCGTCGTCCACTGCAGGAGGTGGCGGCGCGTGACGGCGAGCCGGTAGAGCGTCGTGACGATCGCGCGCACGCGCACCCAGGCGTCGTGCGCCAGCGTCGTGGTGCGCCACGCCAGGCGTCCGAGGTAGCGCAGCACCGCCGTGGAGCCCGCCCTGGCGGCGCCCGGGTAGCGCAGGTGCAGCAGCCTGTCGAGGAGCTCCGGCAGCTCGGGCACCGCCTCGAACGCCAGCACGAACAGCGTCCACGAGGTCGCCGTCGGCACGCCGGCCAGCCAGCCGAGGGCCAGCAGCGCCACCTCGGCCGGCCTGGCGAGGCTGGCGACGAGCGGCAGCGTGGCCTGCCACCTGGCCACGCGCGACGCGCTGGCCAGTCCGAGCCGGCCGGGGCGCAGCAGGAAGGGCAGCACCTGCCAGTCGCCCCGCGTCCAGCGGTCGAGCCTGACGGTCTCGGCGATGTGGTGGCGCGGCTCGCGCTCGAGGACCTGGCAGTCGCCCACGTGCGCCACGCCGCCGAGCATGCCCTCGAGCAGGTCGTGGCTCAGGAGCGCGTTCTCCGGCGCCCGGCCGAGGACCGTCGCGGCGAACGCCCTCACGTCGAAGAGCGCCTTGCCCTGGAACAGGCCGCGGCCGAAGAGGTCCATGAACGCGTTCGAGACGCGGTGGTGGTAGAGGTCGATGGGCGCCCCGCCCGACATGAGCAGGCGCAGGTAGGTGGCGCGCTCCGACTCGGGGTGCTCGTCGAGCCGCGGCTGGGCGAACGTGTAGCCCCGCCTGAGGCTCCGCCCGTCGGCGGCGACGTACGGCCTGTTCAGGGGGTGGGCGAGACAGGCGATCAAACGCGTCGCCTCCCCGGGCGGCAGGGTCGTGTCGGCGTCGAGGGTCAGCACGAAGGCCAGGCGCCCCCGCAGCTCGGGACCCAGCGGGTCGTCGAGGTAGGTGCCGCGCTCGCCCGTGGTCAGGAGACGCACGAGCTCCTCGACCTTGCCGCGCTTGCGCTCCCAGCCGATCCACTTGCCCTCGCCGTGGTTGTAGAGGCGCCGGCGGTGCAGCACGAAGAAGCGCCGCTCCTGGCCGCCGGTCAGCCTGGCGTCGAGGTCGGCGACGCGCCGCCTGAGGTAGGCCAGCAGCTCGTCGTCGCCCGGCGTCGTCTCGGCGTCGGCGTCGGCGAAGTCCGTCAGCAGCGCGTACCAGATGCGCGGGTCGGGGTCGGCGGCGTGGTGCAGCTCCAGGCGCGCCGCGAGGGCGTCGACGTCGTCCTCGCCGGCGACGATCGCGGGCACCACGAGCAGGGTCTCGGCCCCCTCCGGCACGCCGCGCTCGGGGTCGA comes from the Trueperaceae bacterium genome and includes:
- a CDS encoding glucoamylase family protein, translated to MTLPTGAGRSGWEAALLAPVGSPRGRAEAPRLRPPRVPRDLVKELAAREEQGPPSVGREWLLDNWPTVQRALRHVRTGLTPADLGPLPRYVEGPLAGRYRAAAMAEAALDLAGGEFSPEELRLVVHRVAAADGLTQAELWSLPNFLRLVSLKRLEATLAALLDPTPTAEANASVAAAVRSLVALERWNWLRFVEELSPVEAVLREDPAGVYRRMDFASRDHYRHAVARLAAAGGVPEHEVARRAVEAARSAGPDAPSEARHVGYYLVDAGTAELAEVLGLGRDHRLVRELRLPSHRAWLYAPSVALLSVALGVPVVAAAGAVSPWLAALAALLVVAPAVTSATALVHWVVARAVPPRFLPRFDPERGVPEGAETLLVVPAIVAGEDDVDALAARLELHHAADPDPRIWYALLTDFADADAETTPGDDELLAYLRRRVADLDARLTGGQERRFFVLHRRRLYNHGEGKWIGWERKRGKVEELVRLLTTGERGTYLDDPLGPELRGRLAFVLTLDADTTLPPGEATRLIACLAHPLNRPYVAADGRSLRRGYTFAQPRLDEHPESERATYLRLLMSGGAPIDLYHHRVSNAFMDLFGRGLFQGKALFDVRAFAATVLGRAPENALLSHDLLEGMLGGVAHVGDCQVLEREPRHHIAETVRLDRWTRGDWQVLPFLLRPGRLGLASASRVARWQATLPLVASLARPAEVALLALGWLAGVPTATSWTLFVLAFEAVPELPELLDRLLHLRYPGAARAGSTAVLRYLGRLAWRTTTLAHDAWVRVRAIVTTLYRLAVTRRHLLQWTTAAGAERALGSLTLAAAWRRMAVSPLLALALAVALPALSPGAVAGAAWVLALWTVAPWLAAVTGRSVPEQAYVPSRRQRARLRRLARQTWHFFERFVGPEDNWLPPDHFQEEPLATVAHRTSPTNVGLYLTSCVTAYDLGYLGLVGLTARLARAFETLGRLERVRGHFLNWYDTRTLRPLRPRYVSAVDSGNLLAALLTLRQALLELPGKRAWRRERWEGLLDSLGVAGDVVGAVDPGGRTVELLAALRSEVAAALDDEHRWPELLGTMRRRLAEVDESVLPLLRGTRRFRADELAALAEWRRRVVADAEAIDRDVALLLPWHRALAEAPTALRRAQEATEVGRTRDALSSLPVSVPLAELPAVYGRVRELLTELRSAAATGLGGLGQHGVVEWCDRLRRAVDAAEDLLRTTLETTAHLATLCEGFVAETELDFLFDDWRRVFRLGYRPDEDDLDEPAYDMLASESRLLSLVAIALGRVPTDHWVHLSRPFGGVGGRRALLSWSGTAFEYLMPPLLTRMPRWTLLHDACVNAVNAQRAHARARGTPWGVSESAFALVGADGEYQYRAFGVEDLALRRDVRDHVIAPYASVLALPVAPQAVLENLDALEAHGARGIYGLYDAVDFTPARLPLGKPAVVVRTYMAHHQAMVLNALGNAVAGADLPSRFHADARVAAVAPVLYERTPLAGPLERPEHARAGELPPGGRPVRVEPWHVVPRGRMPLAFPLGNGRYQLLLDDRGGGKAQWRGVALSRWRPDPVLPAGGQWLYLTDLDAGTTRPLLAPGAAAAAGFEVEVLPHVIRYRVRGDGLLVTVDAAVDPDHDVELWRVEVGELEGRPRRLALTRAAEPVLAPDGEDRRHPAFVKLFVEASEPAPGVVELRRRRRSPRDAEVVWRHAVVAPVGREPAVSIETDRERFLGRWGDYRLPAALRGPSPLGGVVTNPLDPVVALRAGLTVRAHGTSRLAFVAAAGRSRADTEAAMAYVGTLAAVDRALERAAERAGLELERLGLDSARWRTAQRLISSLVYQRPVRRDRGEPPRSGVGGLWRFGLSGDLPVVLLPLGEVHVEETVDLALAAQSYARGRGLAFDLVLLNDHDDAYDQPLAERIRRLVSARHVEGWLDRDGGVHVVRGRTLTDAERATLHAAARVVLEPGRPVDEQLAELADVPAPLPRLRPVRTPSPPLPADEGARRGRLEPGRLAFYNGHGGFEPGGTAYTVRVTPRQPTPAPWVNVLANERFGTLVSESGASTTWCLNSGENRLTPWANDPLVDPSGEALYLRDEETAAVWSPTPLPCPPSPDAEYAVTHEAAATTFRHASHGLDQAMSVHVPPDATVKVVELRLRDTTGRPRRVTATYAVDWVLGVDRVGSAPYLRCRLDTASNAVLVANPFHLEHPGRVAFLASDRAVHGVTADRHEFYGGGGRRRPAALTRIGLSGRVEGVAAPMTALQVHLDVPPHGEAVAVFALGQGDDDAQARDLARRYARREAGLVEARERWDELLGQLQVSTPDPALDLLVNRWLLHQVVACRLWGRTATYQSSGAIGFRDQLQDSLALLHTAPHLTRAQLLLAASRQFPEGDVLHWWHPPGARGVRTKITDDLVWLPYVTALYVEATGDEGVLDEEAPFLEGAPLADDEHERYAEYAPGRLSATLLEHGLRALDRASRTGPRGLPLIGTGDWNDGFDRVGAGGRGESVWLAWFLVAALRRFAPLCRLRDLHARADELEARADAFVTAIEERAWDWDRYIRAFYDDGSPLGARGQPECEIDVIAQAWSVLSGAAEPARARLSMATADERLVDDEHALVRLFTPPFTGRGADPGYIAAYPPGIRENGGQYTHGAVWAAWAFAELGDADRAHDLFRYLSPMRRAVTREDCALYRVEPYVVAADIGGHPPHVGRGGWTWYTGSAAWLWRFAVEGLLGVRRRADKLLIRPLMPRSWPGFTLRYRYGSSVYEVEVRAADDAVHTTVTVDGREAERGEVPLVDDGRVHRVEVALARAAAQAASATR